In one Silene latifolia isolate original U9 population chromosome 10, ASM4854445v1, whole genome shotgun sequence genomic region, the following are encoded:
- the LOC141608268 gene encoding uncharacterized protein LOC141608268, translating into MFVLPKGIIKSIEAICRNFLWENGTEYRRVPLVAWDKICKPKEEGGLGLKNQEVWNKAMVGRLVNWIAEKRDSLWVQWVHCNHLRGRDWFEYNPSTNSSWVWRRICKVKHDLAQGFVDGVWVVQPTGYTPSGCYEWLRNASPPVCWSKVVWNSWAFPKHQFMGWLVAHEAMNTVDKLITYGMDVDACCTLCGQADESLAHLFFDCQYSRRVMQAMQQITGCSFPMTVDLMWWANRGGTAVQRGVHIALFLGALYAIWFQRNKCRNDMVLMHPRQVVLQLNDSMKARIRGRGRENLSANDVSWLCHKNLM; encoded by the coding sequence ATGTTTGTCCTCCCAAAGGGCATCATCAAGAGCATAGAAGCCATTTGTAGAAATTTTCTATGGGAAAATGGTACAGAATATAGGAGGGTTCCTTTAGTGGCTTGGGACAAAATATGTAAGCCTAAGGAAGAAGGAGGATTAGGCCTGAAGAATCAGGAGGTGTGGAATAAAGCAATGGTGGGTCGTCTGGTGAATTGGATTGCAGAGAAGAGAGACTCCTTATGGGTGCAGTGGGTACATTGTAATCATCTCAGAGGGAGGGACTGGTTTGAGTACAATCCCTCAACTAATTCTAGCTGGGTTTGGAGGAGGATTTGTAAGGTTAAACATGACTTGGCTCAGGGATTTGTGGATGGGGTGTGGGTGGTTCAACCTACGGGGTACACTCCTAGTGGCTGCTATGAGTGGCTCAGGAATGCTAGTCCACCTGTTTGCTGGAGTAAGGTTGTGTGGAACAGTTGGGCTTTCCCTAAGCATCAGTTCATGGGATGGTTAGTGGCACATGAAGCTATGAATACGGTGGATAAACTGATAACTTATGGGATGGATGTTGATGCTTGCTGTACTTTATGTGGCCAAGCTGATGAGTCCTTGGCTCATCTGTTCTTTGATTGCCAATATAGCAGACGTGTGATGCAGGCAATGCAGCAGATTACTGGATGTAGCTTCCCTATGACAGTTGATCTTATGTGGTGGGCTAATAGAGGAGGCACAGCAGTCCAGAGAGGAGTTCATATTGCCTTGTTCTTGGGGGCACTATATGCTATCTGGTTCCAGAGGAACAAATGCAGGAATGATATGGTCTTAATGCACCCTAGACAGGTTGTTTTGCAGCTAAATGACAGCATGAAGGCTAGAATTAGAGGAAGAGGGAGGGAGAATTTGAGTGCTAATGATGTATCTTGGCTATGCCATAAGAACCTTATGTAA